The following are encoded in a window of Harpia harpyja isolate bHarHar1 chromosome W, bHarHar1 primary haplotype, whole genome shotgun sequence genomic DNA:
- the LOC128136219 gene encoding uncharacterized protein LOC128136219 isoform X1 — translation MTLAIFFGCTFIAFGPVFSLFLFTIARDPLRIIILIAGAFFWLVSLLLSSLIWFITVKASDPRDEPLQKGLLIFGVMFSVLLQEVFRFLYYKLLRKAIEGLVALSEDGCSPISIQQMAYAVAGVGFGLMSGTFSMINLLADALGPGTTGIHGDSQLYFLTSDVLQPPVHGQPGALLPADGHRRHLGLPALRGLCPEPAALPALSVEWSQPSAGILRPHGMFLSPAAPALPSILVARAAITFSAISFLLDWWTLASSGRTGAGVWLQQPADRCGWSWLALPPLWEPPENSSVLGNLALLALLRVEPQLACLGRMLPWTAGGLSPKKPITSPSAAEDVLSPVPGQGETHASSLLQGEGSGFAKCCQALGWG, via the exons ATGACGCTTGCCATCTTCTTCGGGTGCACCTTCATCGCCTTTGGGCCGGTGTTCAGCCTCTTCCTCTTCACCATCGCCCGCGACCCGCTCCGCATCATCATCCTTATTGCTGG GGCTTTCTTCTGGCTAGTGTCActgctgctctcctccctcaTCTGGTTTATCACCGTTAAAGCCAGCGACCCCCGGGATGAGCCGTTGCAGAAGGGGCTCTTGATATTTGGGGTGAtgttctctgtgctgctgcaggaggtttTCCGCTTCCTCTACTACAAGCTCCTCAG GAAGGCCATTGAAGGGCTGGTGGCCCTCAGCGAGGATGGCTGCTCCCCCATTTCCATCCAGCAAATGGCATACG CAGTGGCTGGCGTGGGCTTTGGGCTCATGAGCGGCACCTTCTCCATGATCAATCTCCTGGCAGACGCATTAGGGCCCGGCACCACGGGCATCCACGGGGACTCACAGCTCTACTTCCTGACCTCAG ACGTTTTGCAACCCCCTGTACATGGGCAGCCTGGTGCCCTCCTACCTGCTGATGGCCACCGCCGCCACTTGGGCTTACCTGCTCTCAGGGGGCTCTGCCCAGAACCTGCGGCGCTTCCTGCTCT GTCTGTGGAGTGGAGCCAGCCCTCAGCTGGAATCCTGAGGCCCCATGGGATGTTCCTGTCCCcagctgcccctgccctcccctccatCCTGGTGGCAAGAGCAGCCATCACCTTCTCTGCAATATCTTTTCTCCTGGACTGGTGGACCCTGGCCAGTTCTGGCAGGACAGGTGCTGgggtctggctgcagcagccagctgaCCGGTGTGGCTGGAGCTGGCTTGCTCTGCCACCCCTTTGGGAGCCCCCAGAGAACAGCTCGGTTTTGGGGAACTTGGCTTTGCTGGCCCTGCTGCGAGTGGAGCCCCAGTTAGCTTGCCTGGGAAGGATGCTACCTTGGACTGCCGGAGGCCTGAGCCCAAAGAAACCCATCACTTCTCCCTCTGCTGCAGAAGATGTGCTGTctcctgtgccagggcagggggaaACCCATGCCTCCTCCTTACTGCAGGGTGAAGGAAGTGGCTTTGCAAAGTGCtgccaggctctgggctggggcTGA
- the LOC128136219 gene encoding uncharacterized protein LOC128136219 isoform X4, with protein MFSVLLQEVFRFLYYKLLRKAIEGLVALSEDGCSPISIQQMAYAVAGVGFGLMSGTFSMINLLADALGPGTTGIHGDSQLYFLTSDVLQPPVHGQPGALLPADGHRRHLGLPALRGLCPEPAALPALSVEWSQPSAGILRPHGMFLSPAAPALPSILVARAAITFSAISFLLDWWTLASSGRTGAGVWLQQPADRCGWSWLALPPLWEPPENSSVLGNLALLALLRVEPQLACLGRMLPWTAGGLSPKKPITSPSAAEDVLSPVPGQGETHASSLLQGEGSGFAKCCQALGWG; from the exons AtgttctctgtgctgctgcaggaggtttTCCGCTTCCTCTACTACAAGCTCCTCAG GAAGGCCATTGAAGGGCTGGTGGCCCTCAGCGAGGATGGCTGCTCCCCCATTTCCATCCAGCAAATGGCATACG CAGTGGCTGGCGTGGGCTTTGGGCTCATGAGCGGCACCTTCTCCATGATCAATCTCCTGGCAGACGCATTAGGGCCCGGCACCACGGGCATCCACGGGGACTCACAGCTCTACTTCCTGACCTCAG ACGTTTTGCAACCCCCTGTACATGGGCAGCCTGGTGCCCTCCTACCTGCTGATGGCCACCGCCGCCACTTGGGCTTACCTGCTCTCAGGGGGCTCTGCCCAGAACCTGCGGCGCTTCCTGCTCT GTCTGTGGAGTGGAGCCAGCCCTCAGCTGGAATCCTGAGGCCCCATGGGATGTTCCTGTCCCcagctgcccctgccctcccctccatCCTGGTGGCAAGAGCAGCCATCACCTTCTCTGCAATATCTTTTCTCCTGGACTGGTGGACCCTGGCCAGTTCTGGCAGGACAGGTGCTGgggtctggctgcagcagccagctgaCCGGTGTGGCTGGAGCTGGCTTGCTCTGCCACCCCTTTGGGAGCCCCCAGAGAACAGCTCGGTTTTGGGGAACTTGGCTTTGCTGGCCCTGCTGCGAGTGGAGCCCCAGTTAGCTTGCCTGGGAAGGATGCTACCTTGGACTGCCGGAGGCCTGAGCCCAAAGAAACCCATCACTTCTCCCTCTGCTGCAGAAGATGTGCTGTctcctgtgccagggcagggggaaACCCATGCCTCCTCCTTACTGCAGGGTGAAGGAAGTGGCTTTGCAAAGTGCtgccaggctctgggctggggcTGA
- the LOC128136219 gene encoding uncharacterized protein LOC128136219 isoform X3 yields the protein MTLAIFFGCTFIAFGPVFSLFLFTIARDPLRIIILIAGAFFWLVSLLLSSLIWFITVKASDPRDEPLQKGLLIFGVMFSVLLQEVFRFLYYKLLRKAIEGLVALSEDGCSPISIQQMAYDALGPGTTGIHGDSQLYFLTSDVLQPPVHGQPGALLPADGHRRHLGLPALRGLCPEPAALPALSVEWSQPSAGILRPHGMFLSPAAPALPSILVARAAITFSAISFLLDWWTLASSGRTGAGVWLQQPADRCGWSWLALPPLWEPPENSSVLGNLALLALLRVEPQLACLGRMLPWTAGGLSPKKPITSPSAAEDVLSPVPGQGETHASSLLQGEGSGFAKCCQALGWG from the exons ATGACGCTTGCCATCTTCTTCGGGTGCACCTTCATCGCCTTTGGGCCGGTGTTCAGCCTCTTCCTCTTCACCATCGCCCGCGACCCGCTCCGCATCATCATCCTTATTGCTGG GGCTTTCTTCTGGCTAGTGTCActgctgctctcctccctcaTCTGGTTTATCACCGTTAAAGCCAGCGACCCCCGGGATGAGCCGTTGCAGAAGGGGCTCTTGATATTTGGGGTGAtgttctctgtgctgctgcaggaggtttTCCGCTTCCTCTACTACAAGCTCCTCAG GAAGGCCATTGAAGGGCTGGTGGCCCTCAGCGAGGATGGCTGCTCCCCCATTTCCATCCAGCAAATGGCATACG ACGCATTAGGGCCCGGCACCACGGGCATCCACGGGGACTCACAGCTCTACTTCCTGACCTCAG ACGTTTTGCAACCCCCTGTACATGGGCAGCCTGGTGCCCTCCTACCTGCTGATGGCCACCGCCGCCACTTGGGCTTACCTGCTCTCAGGGGGCTCTGCCCAGAACCTGCGGCGCTTCCTGCTCT GTCTGTGGAGTGGAGCCAGCCCTCAGCTGGAATCCTGAGGCCCCATGGGATGTTCCTGTCCCcagctgcccctgccctcccctccatCCTGGTGGCAAGAGCAGCCATCACCTTCTCTGCAATATCTTTTCTCCTGGACTGGTGGACCCTGGCCAGTTCTGGCAGGACAGGTGCTGgggtctggctgcagcagccagctgaCCGGTGTGGCTGGAGCTGGCTTGCTCTGCCACCCCTTTGGGAGCCCCCAGAGAACAGCTCGGTTTTGGGGAACTTGGCTTTGCTGGCCCTGCTGCGAGTGGAGCCCCAGTTAGCTTGCCTGGGAAGGATGCTACCTTGGACTGCCGGAGGCCTGAGCCCAAAGAAACCCATCACTTCTCCCTCTGCTGCAGAAGATGTGCTGTctcctgtgccagggcagggggaaACCCATGCCTCCTCCTTACTGCAGGGTGAAGGAAGTGGCTTTGCAAAGTGCtgccaggctctgggctggggcTGA
- the LOC128136219 gene encoding uncharacterized protein LOC128136219 isoform X2, which translates to MTLAIFFGCTFIAFGPVFSLFLFTIARDPLRIIILIAGAFFWLVSLLLSSLIWFITVKASDPRDEPLQKGLLIFGVMFSVLLQEVFRFLYYKLLRKAIEGLVALSEDGCSPISIQQMAYVAGVGFGLMSGTFSMINLLADALGPGTTGIHGDSQLYFLTSDVLQPPVHGQPGALLPADGHRRHLGLPALRGLCPEPAALPALSVEWSQPSAGILRPHGMFLSPAAPALPSILVARAAITFSAISFLLDWWTLASSGRTGAGVWLQQPADRCGWSWLALPPLWEPPENSSVLGNLALLALLRVEPQLACLGRMLPWTAGGLSPKKPITSPSAAEDVLSPVPGQGETHASSLLQGEGSGFAKCCQALGWG; encoded by the exons ATGACGCTTGCCATCTTCTTCGGGTGCACCTTCATCGCCTTTGGGCCGGTGTTCAGCCTCTTCCTCTTCACCATCGCCCGCGACCCGCTCCGCATCATCATCCTTATTGCTGG GGCTTTCTTCTGGCTAGTGTCActgctgctctcctccctcaTCTGGTTTATCACCGTTAAAGCCAGCGACCCCCGGGATGAGCCGTTGCAGAAGGGGCTCTTGATATTTGGGGTGAtgttctctgtgctgctgcaggaggtttTCCGCTTCCTCTACTACAAGCTCCTCAG GAAGGCCATTGAAGGGCTGGTGGCCCTCAGCGAGGATGGCTGCTCCCCCATTTCCATCCAGCAAATGGCATACG TGGCTGGCGTGGGCTTTGGGCTCATGAGCGGCACCTTCTCCATGATCAATCTCCTGGCAGACGCATTAGGGCCCGGCACCACGGGCATCCACGGGGACTCACAGCTCTACTTCCTGACCTCAG ACGTTTTGCAACCCCCTGTACATGGGCAGCCTGGTGCCCTCCTACCTGCTGATGGCCACCGCCGCCACTTGGGCTTACCTGCTCTCAGGGGGCTCTGCCCAGAACCTGCGGCGCTTCCTGCTCT GTCTGTGGAGTGGAGCCAGCCCTCAGCTGGAATCCTGAGGCCCCATGGGATGTTCCTGTCCCcagctgcccctgccctcccctccatCCTGGTGGCAAGAGCAGCCATCACCTTCTCTGCAATATCTTTTCTCCTGGACTGGTGGACCCTGGCCAGTTCTGGCAGGACAGGTGCTGgggtctggctgcagcagccagctgaCCGGTGTGGCTGGAGCTGGCTTGCTCTGCCACCCCTTTGGGAGCCCCCAGAGAACAGCTCGGTTTTGGGGAACTTGGCTTTGCTGGCCCTGCTGCGAGTGGAGCCCCAGTTAGCTTGCCTGGGAAGGATGCTACCTTGGACTGCCGGAGGCCTGAGCCCAAAGAAACCCATCACTTCTCCCTCTGCTGCAGAAGATGTGCTGTctcctgtgccagggcagggggaaACCCATGCCTCCTCCTTACTGCAGGGTGAAGGAAGTGGCTTTGCAAAGTGCtgccaggctctgggctggggcTGA
- the LOC128136219 gene encoding gamma-secretase subunit Aph-1b-like isoform X5: MTLAIFFGCTFIAFGPVFSLFLFTIARDPLRIIILIAGAFFWLVSLLLSSLIWFITVKASDPRDEPLQKGLLIFGVMFSVLLQEVFRFLYYKLLRKAIEGLVALSEDGCSPISIQQMAYAVAGVGFGLMSGTFSMINLLADALGPGTTGIHGDSQLYFLTSAFMTMVLIFLHTFWGILFFHGCEHRRWWEITAVVIMHLAVSGSVCGVEPALSWNPEAPWDVPVPSCPCPPLHPGGKSSHHLLCNIFSPGLVDPGQFWQDRCWGLAAAAS, translated from the exons ATGACGCTTGCCATCTTCTTCGGGTGCACCTTCATCGCCTTTGGGCCGGTGTTCAGCCTCTTCCTCTTCACCATCGCCCGCGACCCGCTCCGCATCATCATCCTTATTGCTGG GGCTTTCTTCTGGCTAGTGTCActgctgctctcctccctcaTCTGGTTTATCACCGTTAAAGCCAGCGACCCCCGGGATGAGCCGTTGCAGAAGGGGCTCTTGATATTTGGGGTGAtgttctctgtgctgctgcaggaggtttTCCGCTTCCTCTACTACAAGCTCCTCAG GAAGGCCATTGAAGGGCTGGTGGCCCTCAGCGAGGATGGCTGCTCCCCCATTTCCATCCAGCAAATGGCATACG CAGTGGCTGGCGTGGGCTTTGGGCTCATGAGCGGCACCTTCTCCATGATCAATCTCCTGGCAGACGCATTAGGGCCCGGCACCACGGGCATCCACGGGGACTCACAGCTCTACTTCCTGACCTCAG CCTTTATGACCATGGTGCTGATTTTCCTTCACACCTTCTGGGGGATCCTCTTCTTCCACGGCTGTGAGCACCGGCGCTGGTGGGAGATCACAGCTGTTGTCATCATGCACCTCGCCGTTTCGGGGTCG GTCTGTGGAGTGGAGCCAGCCCTCAGCTGGAATCCTGAGGCCCCATGGGATGTTCCTGTCCCcagctgcccctgccctcccctccatCCTGGTGGCAAGAGCAGCCATCACCTTCTCTGCAATATCTTTTCTCCTGGACTGGTGGACCCTGGCCAGTTCTGGCAGGACAGGTGCTGgggtctggctgcagcagccagctga
- the LOC128136219 gene encoding gamma-secretase subunit Aph-1b-like isoform X6, with amino-acid sequence MTLAIFFGCTFIAFGPVFSLFLFTIARDPLRIIILIAGAFFWLVSLLLSSLIWFITVKASDPRDEPLQKGLLIFGVMFSVLLQEVFRFLYYKLLRKAIEGLVALSEDGCSPISIQQMAYVAGVGFGLMSGTFSMINLLADALGPGTTGIHGDSQLYFLTSAFMTMVLIFLHTFWGILFFHGCEHRRWWEITAVVIMHLAVSGSVCGVEPALSWNPEAPWDVPVPSCPCPPLHPGGKSSHHLLCNIFSPGLVDPGQFWQDRCWGLAAAAS; translated from the exons ATGACGCTTGCCATCTTCTTCGGGTGCACCTTCATCGCCTTTGGGCCGGTGTTCAGCCTCTTCCTCTTCACCATCGCCCGCGACCCGCTCCGCATCATCATCCTTATTGCTGG GGCTTTCTTCTGGCTAGTGTCActgctgctctcctccctcaTCTGGTTTATCACCGTTAAAGCCAGCGACCCCCGGGATGAGCCGTTGCAGAAGGGGCTCTTGATATTTGGGGTGAtgttctctgtgctgctgcaggaggtttTCCGCTTCCTCTACTACAAGCTCCTCAG GAAGGCCATTGAAGGGCTGGTGGCCCTCAGCGAGGATGGCTGCTCCCCCATTTCCATCCAGCAAATGGCATACG TGGCTGGCGTGGGCTTTGGGCTCATGAGCGGCACCTTCTCCATGATCAATCTCCTGGCAGACGCATTAGGGCCCGGCACCACGGGCATCCACGGGGACTCACAGCTCTACTTCCTGACCTCAG CCTTTATGACCATGGTGCTGATTTTCCTTCACACCTTCTGGGGGATCCTCTTCTTCCACGGCTGTGAGCACCGGCGCTGGTGGGAGATCACAGCTGTTGTCATCATGCACCTCGCCGTTTCGGGGTCG GTCTGTGGAGTGGAGCCAGCCCTCAGCTGGAATCCTGAGGCCCCATGGGATGTTCCTGTCCCcagctgcccctgccctcccctccatCCTGGTGGCAAGAGCAGCCATCACCTTCTCTGCAATATCTTTTCTCCTGGACTGGTGGACCCTGGCCAGTTCTGGCAGGACAGGTGCTGgggtctggctgcagcagccagctga
- the LOC128136219 gene encoding gamma-secretase subunit Aph-1b-like isoform X7, which yields MTLAIFFGCTFIAFGPVFSLFLFTIARDPLRIIILIAGAFFWLVSLLLSSLIWFITVKASDPRDEPLQKGLLIFGVMFSVLLQEVFRFLYYKLLRKAIEGLVALSEDGCSPISIQQMAYAVAGVGFGLMSGTFSMINLLADALGPGTTGIHGDSQLYFLTSAFMTMVLIFLHTFWGILFFHGCEHRRWWEITAVVIMHLAVSGSTFCNPLYMGSLVPSYLLMATAATWAYLLSGGSAQNLRRFLLCLWSGASPQLES from the exons ATGACGCTTGCCATCTTCTTCGGGTGCACCTTCATCGCCTTTGGGCCGGTGTTCAGCCTCTTCCTCTTCACCATCGCCCGCGACCCGCTCCGCATCATCATCCTTATTGCTGG GGCTTTCTTCTGGCTAGTGTCActgctgctctcctccctcaTCTGGTTTATCACCGTTAAAGCCAGCGACCCCCGGGATGAGCCGTTGCAGAAGGGGCTCTTGATATTTGGGGTGAtgttctctgtgctgctgcaggaggtttTCCGCTTCCTCTACTACAAGCTCCTCAG GAAGGCCATTGAAGGGCTGGTGGCCCTCAGCGAGGATGGCTGCTCCCCCATTTCCATCCAGCAAATGGCATACG CAGTGGCTGGCGTGGGCTTTGGGCTCATGAGCGGCACCTTCTCCATGATCAATCTCCTGGCAGACGCATTAGGGCCCGGCACCACGGGCATCCACGGGGACTCACAGCTCTACTTCCTGACCTCAG CCTTTATGACCATGGTGCTGATTTTCCTTCACACCTTCTGGGGGATCCTCTTCTTCCACGGCTGTGAGCACCGGCGCTGGTGGGAGATCACAGCTGTTGTCATCATGCACCTCGCCGTTTCGGGGTCG ACGTTTTGCAACCCCCTGTACATGGGCAGCCTGGTGCCCTCCTACCTGCTGATGGCCACCGCCGCCACTTGGGCTTACCTGCTCTCAGGGGGCTCTGCCCAGAACCTGCGGCGCTTCCTGCTCT GTCTGTGGAGTGGAGCCAGCCCTCAGCTGGAATCCTGA
- the LOC128136219 gene encoding gamma-secretase subunit Aph-1b-like isoform X8 codes for MTLAIFFGCTFIAFGPVFSLFLFTIARDPLRIIILIAGAFFWLVSLLLSSLIWFITVKASDPRDEPLQKGLLIFGVMFSVLLQEVFRFLYYKLLRKAIEGLVALSEDGCSPISIQQMAYVAGVGFGLMSGTFSMINLLADALGPGTTGIHGDSQLYFLTSAFMTMVLIFLHTFWGILFFHGCEHRRWWEITAVVIMHLAVSGSTFCNPLYMGSLVPSYLLMATAATWAYLLSGGSAQNLRRFLLCLWSGASPQLES; via the exons ATGACGCTTGCCATCTTCTTCGGGTGCACCTTCATCGCCTTTGGGCCGGTGTTCAGCCTCTTCCTCTTCACCATCGCCCGCGACCCGCTCCGCATCATCATCCTTATTGCTGG GGCTTTCTTCTGGCTAGTGTCActgctgctctcctccctcaTCTGGTTTATCACCGTTAAAGCCAGCGACCCCCGGGATGAGCCGTTGCAGAAGGGGCTCTTGATATTTGGGGTGAtgttctctgtgctgctgcaggaggtttTCCGCTTCCTCTACTACAAGCTCCTCAG GAAGGCCATTGAAGGGCTGGTGGCCCTCAGCGAGGATGGCTGCTCCCCCATTTCCATCCAGCAAATGGCATACG TGGCTGGCGTGGGCTTTGGGCTCATGAGCGGCACCTTCTCCATGATCAATCTCCTGGCAGACGCATTAGGGCCCGGCACCACGGGCATCCACGGGGACTCACAGCTCTACTTCCTGACCTCAG CCTTTATGACCATGGTGCTGATTTTCCTTCACACCTTCTGGGGGATCCTCTTCTTCCACGGCTGTGAGCACCGGCGCTGGTGGGAGATCACAGCTGTTGTCATCATGCACCTCGCCGTTTCGGGGTCG ACGTTTTGCAACCCCCTGTACATGGGCAGCCTGGTGCCCTCCTACCTGCTGATGGCCACCGCCGCCACTTGGGCTTACCTGCTCTCAGGGGGCTCTGCCCAGAACCTGCGGCGCTTCCTGCTCT GTCTGTGGAGTGGAGCCAGCCCTCAGCTGGAATCCTGA